One Arvicanthis niloticus isolate mArvNil1 chromosome 13, mArvNil1.pat.X, whole genome shotgun sequence genomic window carries:
- the Tymp gene encoding thymidine phosphorylase, with translation MAAPGTPPPSAPEIPGADSGGGSGEPRQLPELIRLKRDGRHLSEADIRNFVHAVMDGRAQDTQIGAMLMAIRLQGMDLGETSVLTRALAESGQQLEWPKAWHQQLVDKHSTGGVGDKVSLVLAPALAACGCKVPMISGRSLGHTGGTLDKLESIPGFSVTQSPEQMLQILEEVGCCIVGQSEKLVPADGILYAARDVTATVDSVPLITASILSKKAVEGLSTLVVDVKFGGAAVFPDQEKARELAKMLVRVGAGLGLQVAAALTAMDNPLGRNVGHTLEVEEALLCLDGAGPRDLRDLVIRLGGAILWLSGQAETQDQGAARVAAALDDGSALRRFQLMLSAQGVDPGLARALCSGSPTQRRQLLPHAREQEELLAPADGVVECVRALPLARVLHELGAGRSQAGQPIRPGVGAELLVDVGQWLSRGTPWLRVHLDGPALSSQQRRTLLGALVLSDRAPFKAPSPFAELILPTTTA, from the exons ATGGCAGCTCCAGGAACACCACCTCCCTCGGCCCCAGAGATACCTGGTGCCGACtcagggggagggagtggggagccCAGGCAGCTGCCTGAGCTGATCCGCCTGAAGCGAGATGGAAGGCATCTGAGCGAAGCAGATATCAGAAACTTCGTGCACGCAGTGATGGATGGAAGAGCACAGGACACACAAATTG GGGCCATGCTGATGGCCATCCGACTGCAGGGCATGGACCTAGGGGAGACTTCTGTGCTGACTCGGGCCCTCGCAGAGTCTGGGCAGCAACTGGAGTGGCCCAAGGCCTGGCACCAGCAGCTTGTGGACAAACACTCCACAGGAGGTGTGGGTGACAAGGTTAGCCTGGTTCTGGCACCTGCCCTGGCTGCATGTGGCTGCAAG GTGCCAATGATCAGCGGACGCAGTTTGGGACACACAGGGGGCACACTGGATAAGCTGGAATCTATTCCTGGGTTCAGTGTCACCCAGAGCCCAGAGCAG ATGCTGCAGATACTTGAGGAAGTCGGCTGCTGCATTGTCGGCCAGAGCGAAAAGCTGGTTCCTGCGGATGGAATCCTGTATGCTGCACGAGATGTGACAGCTACTGTGGACAGTGTACCACTCATTACAG CTTCAATCCTCAGTAAGAAGGCCGTGGAGGGACTGTCCACTCTGGTGGTAGATGTTAAGTTTGGGGGGGCCGCAGTCTTCCCAGACCAGGAGAAGGCCCGAGAACTGGCAAAGATGTTG GTTAGAGTGGGAGCGGGGCTGGGACTGCAGGTCGCTGCAGCCCTGACTGCCATGGATAACCCTCTGGGCCGCAACGTGGGCCATACCCTGGAAGTAGAAGAAGCGTTGCTTTGCCTGGATGGTGCGGGGCCGCGGGATCTGCGGGACCTGGTCATCAGGCTAG GAGGCGCCATTCTTTGGCTTAGCGGACAGGCGGAAACACAAGACCAGGGCGCCGCCCGAGTGGCCGCGGCGTTGGATGACGGCTCTGCGCTGCGCCGCTTCCAGTTGATGCTTTCGGCGCAGGGCGTGGACCCCGGCCTAGCTAGAGCATTGTGCTCCGGGAGCCCCACGCAACGCCGGCAGCTGCTGCCTCACGCCCGAGAGCAAGAGGAGCTGCTCGCACCCGCAGACG GCGTTGTGGAGTGCGTCCGAGCGCTGCCGCTGGCCCGAGTGCTGCACGAGCTCGGGGCCGGACGCAGCCAAGCGGGGCAGCCGATCAGACCGGGAGTGGGTGCCGAGCTACTGGTCGACGTGGGCCAATGGCTGTCCCGCG GGACACCCTGGCTCCGCGTGCACCTGGACGGCCCTGCGCTCAGCAGCCAGCAGCGCCGCACTCTCCTGGGGGCGCTCGTGCTGTCAGACAGAGCACCCTTCAAGGCCCCTTCACCCTTCGCTGAGCTTATCCTTCCAACGACCACCGCATAG
- the Klhdc7b gene encoding kelch domain-containing protein 7B, giving the protein MYSSQAEQALHSGSAVLAMLLDALEAGGPLWGWDGDGDDDWDTAVLTLLALAVVATLALALHWFGSREDQETQGSASTVPGVQPAQAGEVRQALRPKSEDSDASEGQSKGEQKPEAPGDGQRRPATARTQGPEPSIDRSMVSDARLSHKTPEEVASRGTTPAALGKKRKEPARPETSSPGHLKAKDTPVPIMIHFTPRSLDSKTEMRLGVTGTYGKGTAGQGPVHTEQQDTSPWHLPVGPPGPLGRGLGSLRRRRRPGASSGDRPCRPLKLDPFRLGTVVSVWDAVDMAGSASQDILTSLAGPSSRSSDKGPKAPQEMGLADAVDSRPQVDSFEDVCGKSSFRLTPTSTPGSGAKGAGSKETGFPTPRETQGILVSEKVRSREGGAAVVTSNVSLSQGALPEELHSEACVVDQVAGQSKMEKLGESHLIGKGRGSCQGEESKHIAGRPATDQSLALTMDTRKSTNSFSCIPSHSLPASAPTRDTELVPSSATAVHPSPGFLHAVSTSAPLNNLPLDVSQGPSGGESLSAGPAPFPTPTLTSAGASTSAPAAIRTPPSVSPPTSIPSSALTPAPGTAAPTPTSTATPSLTLPPCTAPVTAVTTIPTLTPSLTSPLTPSPTPATALTQISTATPPPTSPPIPASAPVAAQDPAVGSEPRPMPTEPNVGLSKSSPERRISNSWGNLITMVLRSHPFPRQEKIQGSAPRADPKSPAGPSSSIHSEDIQPGPSSEGAISSLQDKHRPVLVTPVGSGSLAEARCETEPMSLETNASLAPDSRGDETKQKSLDLLPPATEPVAAPQVPGLAQLGPVPSTSMRQDVQPTPQPRQRRRKRSLAQMSEHILTQEVPQQPQGQVLKEGARPADSRDMLTEKQKETQKLMVFLQKPGSWGVVEGPHKYHSQASQPSTTVALWPPKLDLGSCLEVLAFAQQHGELGLAQETYALMSNNLLRVLGDPHLYRQLSGADRERILNLRTCQGQTVLGVLVLPSLYQVSRSGLTRGPHSEEAPATRSEHLHLHTYLHVFNPQENVWRPLTQVPEEIPLRGCGLCTMHNYLFLAGGIRGSGAQAVCSNKVFCYNPLTNIWSQVRPMQQARAQLKLVALDGMVYAIGGECLYSMERYDPRTDTWTLRASLPEGTFPVAHEAVVCRGEIYVTGGHLFYRLLRYSPVKDSWDECPYSASHRRSSDMVALGGFLYRFDLLRGVGAAVMRYNTVTGSWSRAASLPLPDPAPLHCTVLGNTIYCLNHQVTATFTVSEGTALFQAKELQPFPLGSKGVLYPFTLTLPPKTWLQTTI; this is encoded by the coding sequence ATGTATAGCTCCCAGGCAGAGCAGGCTCTTCACAGCGGATCTGCAGTCCTCGCCATGCTCCTGGATGCCCTAGAGGCTGGTGGGCCCCTCTGGGGCTGGGATGGTGATGGAGATGATGACTGGGATACAGCTGTACTCACCTTGCTGGCACTAGCAGTGGTAGCCACCTTAGCACTGGCTTTGCACTGGTTTGGCTCCAGGGAGGACCAGGAGACACAAGGATCGGCATCCACAGTTCCAGGTGTGCAACCTGCTCAGGCCGGAGAAGTTAGGCAGGCCCTGCGCCCAAAGTCCGAGGACAGTGATGCCAGTGAGGGGCAGAGCAAAGGAGAGCAGAAACCAGAGGCTCCCGGAGATGGCCAGAGGAGACCTGCTACAGCTAGGACCCAGGGCCCAGAGCCGTCAATAGACAGAAGTATGGTTTCAGATGCCCGGCTGTCACATAAGACACCTGAAGAGGTGGCCAGCAGAGGGACCACCCCAGCAGccctgggaaagaaaagaaaggagccaGCCAGGCCAGAAACTTCCTCCCCGGGCCACCTCAAAGCAAAGGACACTCCTGTGCCCATCATGATCCACTTTACCCCACGAAGTCTTGACAGCAAAACAGAGATGCGGCTGGGGGTAACTGGAACCTATGGTAAGGGGACAGCTGGGCAAGGCCCTGTCCATACTGAGCAACAAGACACCAGCCCCTGGCACCTGCCTGTGGGGCCTCCTGGTCCTCTGGGGAGAGGCCTAGGCAGCTTGCGTCGGCGTCGACGGCCTGGTGCCAGCTCAGGAGACAGACCCTGCCGTCCTCTAAAGCTGGATCCTTTCCGCCTGGGCACCGTGGTGAGTGTGTGGGACGCTGTGGATATGGCAGGTTCGGCCAGCCAGGACATCCTCACCAGCCTTGCAGGCCCGTCATCACGCAGCTCAGACAAGGGTCCCAAGGCTCCCCAGGAGATGGGCCTAGCTGATGCTGTGGATAGTCGGCCTCAGGTGGACTCCTTCGAGGATGTGTGTGGGAAAAGCAGCTTCCGCCTCACTCCCACCAGCACTCCAGGGTCAGGGGCTAAGGGTGCTGGGAGCAAGGAGACTggatttcccacccccagggagACCCAAGGCATCCTGGTTAGTGAGAAAGTCCGGTCCCGGGAGGGTGGGGCAGCTGTTGTCACCAGCAACGTCAGCCTCTCCCAAGGTGCCTTGCCAGAAGAGCTGCACTCTGAGGCTTGTGTGGTGGACCAAGTTGCTGGTCAGAGCAAGATGGAGAAACTAGGAGAGAGCCACCTCATTGGGAAAGGGAGAGGGTCGTGTCAAGGCGAGGAAAGTAAGCACATAGCTGGCAGGCCAGCTACAGACCAGAGCCTTGCACTTACCATGGATACACGGAAGTCCACGAATAGCTTCAGCTGCATTCCCTCCCACAGCCTTCCAGCCTCTGCTCCGACCCGGGACACTGAGCTGGTTCCATCCTCTGCCACGGCAGTGCATCCCAGCCCTGGGTTCCTACACGCAGTCTCTACCTCTGCTCCTTTAAACAATTTACCCCTGGACGTTAGCCAGGGTCCTTCTGGTGGTGAGAGTCTTAGCGCAGGGCCAGCCCCCTTTCCAACCCCAACTTTAACCTCAGCGGGAGCCTCAACTTCAGCCCCAGCAGCGATCCGAACACCTCCCTCAGTATCTCCCCCAACCTCAATCCCATCCTCAGCCCTAACCCCAGCCCCAGGTACAGCAGCCCCAACCCCAACTTCAACAGCAACCCCATCTCTAACATTACCCCCCTGCACAGCCCCAGTTACAGCTGTAACCACAATCCCAACACTAACTCCATCCCTGACATCACCCCTAACCCCATCCCCAACTCCAGCCACAGCCTTAACCCAAATCTCAACAGCAACCCCACCCCCTACATCACCCCCAATTCCAGCCTCTGCCCCAGTTGCAGCCCAAGATCCTGCAGTAGGCAGTGAGCCGAGGCCTATGCCTACGGAACCTAATGTGGGCCTCTCCAAGAGCTCCCCAGAAAGACGAATCTCAAATAGCTGGGGCAATTTAATTACTATGGTTCTTAGAAGCCACCCCTTCCCTAGGCAAGAAAAAATCCAAGGCAGTGCCCCAAGGGCAGATCCCAAGAGTCCTGCAGGGCCCAGCTCATCCATACACTCTGAAGATATACAGCCAGGGCCCTCCTCTGaaggagccatctccagcctccaGGACAAACACAGACCAGTCTTAGTCACACCAGTAGGCTCAGGGAGCCTAGCTGAGGCTAGATGTGAAACAGAGCCAATGAGTTTAGAGACAAATGCATCCCTCGCCCCAGACTCTAGAGGAGATGAAACCAAGCAGAAGAGTCTAGACTTGCTGCCCCCAGCTACAGAGCCTGTGGCTGCCCCACAGGTCCCTGGTCTGGCACAGCTGGGTCCTGTACCTTCTACTTCTATGAGGCAGGATGTTCAGCCCACCCCTCAGCCTCGGCAACGGAGGAGAAAACGCAGCCTAGCTCAGATGTCTGAACACATACTGACCCAAGAAGTACCCCAGCAGCCCCAGGGGCAGGTGCTAAAGGAGGGAGCCAGACCTGCAGACAGCAGGGACATGCtcacagagaagcagaaagaaacccAAAAGCTTATGGTTTTTCTGCAGAAGCCTGGGAGTTGGGGAGTGGTGGAGGGTCCTCATAAATACCACTCACAGGCCTCGCAGCCTAGCACAACCGTGGCACTGTGGCCCCCCAAACTAGATCTAGGCAGCTGCTTGGAAGTTTTGGCCTTCGCCCAGCAGCATGGAGAGCTGGGCTTAGCCCAGGAGACCTATGCCTTAATGAGCAACAACTTACTGCGTGTTCTGGGAGACCCACACCTCTACCGACAGCTGAGTGGAGCCGACAGGGAGCGTATCCTGAACCTGCGGACCTGCCAGGGCCAGACAGTGCTGGGGGTCCTTGTGCTGCCCAGCCTTTATCAGGTGAGCCGTTCAGGGCTCACAAGGGGCCCTCATAGCGAGGAAGCTCCTGCAACCCGGTCTGAGCACTTGCATCTTCACACATACCTCCATGTGTTCAACCCACAGGAGAATGTGTGGAGGCCCCTGACTCAAGTACCAGAGGAGATCCCACTTCGGGGCTGCGGCCTCTGCACTATGCATAACTATCTGTTTCTGGCAGGTGGCATCAGGGGTTCTGGTGCCCAGGCTGTCTGCTCCAACAAGGTATTCTGCTACAACCCTCTGACCAACATTTGGAGCCAGGTTCGGCCCATGCAGCAAGCGCGGGCGCAGCTCAAGCTGGTGGCCCTGGATGGAATGGTTTACGCCATTGGTGGTGAGTGCCTATACAGCATGGAGCGCTATGACCCACGCACAGATACCTGGACCTTGAGAGCATCCCTCCCTGAGGGCACTTTCCCTGTGGCCCATGAGGCTGTGGTTTGCAGAGGAGAAATCTATGTCACAGGGGGTCATCTCTTTTACCGCCTGCTCAGATACAGCCCTGTGAAAGACTCATGGGATGAGTGTCCTTACAGCGCCAGCCACCGACGCTCCAGTGATATGGTGGCACTGGGGGGCTTCCTATACCGGTTTGACTTGTTGCGGGGTGTAGGCGCTGCGGTGATGCGCTACAACACAGTGACAGGCTCCTGGAGCCGTGCAGCCTCCCTGCCGCTGCCTGACCCCGCCCCACTCCACTGCACAGTATTGGGCAACACCATTTACTGTCTCAACCACCAGGTCACGGCTAccttcacagtttcagaggggacTGCCCTGTTTCAGGCCAAGGAGCTGCAACCCTTCCCACTGGGCAGTAAGGGGGTCCTCTATCCATTCACTCTGACTCTGCCCCCTAAGACCTGGTTGCAGACCACAATCTGA
- the Cimap1b gene encoding ciliary microtubule associated protein 1B isoform X1 — MGSEVWVGTWRPHRPRGPIAAHYRSPGPKYKLPTNTGYKLHDPSRARAPAFSFGSRLPLRHATCGPGPSYLVPARMTVRGSVGSPAFSIYGRLSHTAPVLTPGPGRYSPERAGNATYPSAPRHTIAPRNWGILSKQETPGPGSYTVPSLLGPRVISKVSAPTYSIYGRSTVGSCFEDLSKTPGPCAYHVVSPGVYKTRAPQFTMLGRALSPLQNTSKPGPASYSVDKHRKPRGWTFGIRHSDYLAPMIRYHVDD, encoded by the exons ATGGGCTCAGAAGTCTGGGTCGGCACTTGGCGGCCACATCGGCCCCGCGGCCCCATCGCGGCACACTACAGAAGCCCGGGGCCAAAATACAAGCTGCCAACGAACACCG GTTACAAACTGCACGATCCGTCTCGGGCGCGAGCCCCCGCCTTCTCCTTCGGCTCGCGTCTACCCTTGCGGCATGCAACCTGCGGACCCGGGCCGAGTTACCTGGTGCCTGCCCGCATGACTGTGCGCGGCAGCGTTGGTTCCCCGGCCTTCTCCATCTACGGTCGCCTAAGCCACACCGCGCCCGTCCTCACTCCGGGACCGG GCAGGTACTCCCCAGAACGCGCGGGAAATGCGACGTACCCCAGCGCTCCTCGGCATACCATCGCTCCCCGAAACTGGGGCATCCTCTCAAAGCAAGAAACCCCAG GTCCTGGGTCCTACACCGTGCCTTCGCTCTTGGGCCCACGAGTCATAAGCAAAGTCTCAGCCCCAACTTACTCCATCTACGGCCGCAGCACTGTGGGCAGCTGCTTCGAGGACCTCAGCAAG ACCCCAGGCCCTTGTGCCTACCACGTTGTGAGCCCTGGGGTCTACAAGACTCGAGCCCCGCAGTTCACGATGCTGGGGCGGGCTCTGTCACCTCTACAGAACACCAGCAAGCCAGGACCGGCATCCTACAGCGTGGACAAG CACCGGAAGCCTCGTGGCTGGACCTTCGGGATCAGGCACTCCGACTACCTGGCCCCCATGATACGGTACCACGTGGACGACTGA
- the Cimap1b gene encoding ciliary microtubule associated protein 1B isoform X2, giving the protein MGSEVWVGTWRPHRPRGPIAAHYRSPGPKYKLPTNTGYKLHDPSRARAPAFSFGSRLPLRHATCGPGPSYLVPARMTVRGSVGSPAFSIYGRLSHTAPVLTPGPGRYSPERAGNATYPSAPRHTIAPRNWGILSKQETPGPGSYTVPSLLGPRVISKVSAPTYSIYGRSTVGSCFEDLSKNTSKPGPASYSVDKHRKPRGWTFGIRHSDYLAPMIRYHVDD; this is encoded by the exons ATGGGCTCAGAAGTCTGGGTCGGCACTTGGCGGCCACATCGGCCCCGCGGCCCCATCGCGGCACACTACAGAAGCCCGGGGCCAAAATACAAGCTGCCAACGAACACCG GTTACAAACTGCACGATCCGTCTCGGGCGCGAGCCCCCGCCTTCTCCTTCGGCTCGCGTCTACCCTTGCGGCATGCAACCTGCGGACCCGGGCCGAGTTACCTGGTGCCTGCCCGCATGACTGTGCGCGGCAGCGTTGGTTCCCCGGCCTTCTCCATCTACGGTCGCCTAAGCCACACCGCGCCCGTCCTCACTCCGGGACCGG GCAGGTACTCCCCAGAACGCGCGGGAAATGCGACGTACCCCAGCGCTCCTCGGCATACCATCGCTCCCCGAAACTGGGGCATCCTCTCAAAGCAAGAAACCCCAG GTCCTGGGTCCTACACCGTGCCTTCGCTCTTGGGCCCACGAGTCATAAGCAAAGTCTCAGCCCCAACTTACTCCATCTACGGCCGCAGCACTGTGGGCAGCTGCTTCGAGGACCTCAGCAAG AACACCAGCAAGCCAGGACCGGCATCCTACAGCGTGGACAAG CACCGGAAGCCTCGTGGCTGGACCTTCGGGATCAGGCACTCCGACTACCTGGCCCCCATGATACGGTACCACGTGGACGACTGA
- the Sco2 gene encoding protein SCO2 homolog, mitochondrial, with the protein MMLLAQGPKVWPKLSQFKPLLRISGGETLHINFRCLSGRGQRHGPGLRTRLLITALFGAGLGWAWLAARAEKEQWRQQQRTEALRQAAVGQGDFSLLDHKGQPRCKADFRGQWVLMYFGFTHCPDICPDELEKLVQVVRTLETEPDLPLVQPVFITVDPERDDVAAMARYVQEFHPRLLGLTGSTEQVAQASRNYRVYYSAGPKDEDQDYIVDHSIAIYLLNPDGLFTDYYGRSRSAEQIVESVRRHIAGFHSILP; encoded by the coding sequence ATGATGCTACTGGCTCAAGGGCCCAAAGTTTGGCCCAAGCTCTCTCAGTTCAAACCCCTTCTCAGGATCTCAGGAGGTGAAACTCTGCACATAAATTTCCGGTGCCTGTCAGGGCGGGGCCAACGCCACGGCCCTGGTCTAAGAACTAGGTTGCTGATCACTGCCCTGTTTGGGGCTGGGCTAGGCTGGGCCTGGCTGGCTGCAAGAGCTGAGAAGGAACAGTGGCGCCAACAGCAGCGGACAGAGGCACTGCGCCAGGCTGCTGTGGGCCAGGGTGACTTCAGCCTACTGGACCACAAAGGCCAGCCGCGCTGCAAAGCTGACTTCCGGGGCCAGTGGGTGCTGATGTACTTCGGCTTTACTCACTGCCCGGATATTTGCCCCGATGAGCTGGAAAAGCTGGTGCAGGTGGTGCGGACGCTAGAGACAGAGCCTGACCTGCCCCTGGTGCAGCCCGTCTTCATCACTGTGGACCCAGAACGAGATGACGTGGCAGCCATGGCCCGGTATGTCCAAGAATTCCACCCAAGACTGCTGGGTCTGACTGGTTCTACAGAGCAAGTGGCCCAGGCTAGTCGTAACTACCGTGTATACTACAGTGCTGGTCCCAAGGATGAGGACCAGGACTATATTGTGGACCACTCCATCGCCATCTATTTGCTCAACCCAGATGGTCTCTTCACTGATTACTATGGTCGTAGCAGGTCAGCAGAACAGATCGTAGAGAGTGTACGCCGGCACATAGCTGGCTTCCACAGCATCCTGCCCTGA